CGCCTTCGACGACGCCGGACGCCTCTGGGCCTCGGAGTTCGGCCAGGACACCTGGGACGAGCTGAACCTGATCACGGCGGGCGAGAACTACGGCTGGCCCCGCGTCGAGGGCAAGGGCAGCAACAGCCGCTACCGCAACCCGCAGCAGCAGTGGCGCACCGACGACGCGTCGCCCTCAGGCCTCGCGTTCCTCGACGGCCACCTCTGGATGGCCTCGCTCAAGGGCGAACGGTTGTGGCGGGTGACGGTGGACGGCGCGAAGGCCGTGAACCCGAAGGGCTTCTTCGTCGGCACGTACGGCCGGATGCGTACGGCGGTCGCCGCCCCCGACGGACGCCTGTGGGTCACCACGTCCAACCGGGACGGACGCGGTGACCCACAGGAGGGCGACGACCAGATCCTGCTGGTCGACCCTGGTACTTCCTAGCTGCCGGTTACTTCTTGACCACCTTGACGGTCGTCGAGCCGGTGCGGTCGGGGAACTGGCCGACGGCCCTGATGGTCTTCTTGCCGACCTTCTTGCTCGGCTTCAGCTTGGCGGCGAACCGACCCTGAGCCGTGGCGACGCCCGAGACCTTGTCGCCCTTGACCGAGACGGTCACCTTCTCGCCCGGCGCGAGGCCGTAGACGATGACCGTGACCGACTTGCCGCTCGTCACCTTGCTCTTCTTCTTGAGGAGGGTGAACCTCGCGGGACCGAGCACCTTGGTGACGACGGTGTCGGTGTTGCCGTCCTTGTCGACCACCGTGACCGTGCGGTTCGCCGTGCTGCTCGGCAGCGGCAGCGCGATGGAGGCAGAGCCCGACGCGTTGGCGACACCGGCCTTGAAGTTGTTCGCCACGGTCGTGCAGAGCTTGGCACCGGCGGCCGCACCGGAGACCTGGTAGGTGGCCGGCGAGCCACCGCGCTGGTAGCCGTTCGGGCCGGTGAGGTTCAGCGTGACCGCCGGACCTGCCTGCACCAGCGAGAGGCCGTAGAGGACCTGGCTCGTCGAACGCTGCCAGGTGCCCACGGCGGTGAGCGGGACGCCCTCGTTGCGGCCGTCGGTCAGCGTGTCCTCGTCGAGCGCGACGGCACCGACGAACTTCTTCAACCCGGTGCACGCGTCGGTGTCGTTGGCCTGGAAGTCGCGCAGCCACTGGGCCGCCTCGGCGGTGTCAGCCGTCTCGCCGAGCGCCTGCGCGGCGAGGCCGGTGTTGTTGGCGTTGCCGGTGCCGGTGCCCCAGGAACCGTTCGCGTTCTGCTGGGTCACGAGCCACGCGCGGGCGCTCGCCAGCGCAGCCGTCACGTTGACGCCCGGCTCGCTCGCGATCGCCTGCAGGTTGATCACCGCCGTGGCCGTGGCACCGATCCGGTCGCCGTACGTCGCGGTGTCGCCGGCGCCGCACTCCTGGTTGGGGTCGTCGGAGGCGTCGAACTTCTCCCGGAAGCCGCCGTCGGCGCACTGCTGGTCGAGCAGGAAGTCCAGCACGGCCGCCTTGTCGTCGGAGTCCGCGAGGACCAGTGCCCGGGCAGCGAAGGACTGCCCGAAGACGTTGGCGTTGTCTCCCGGGACGGGGTTGAAGTCCGGCGGCGGGTACACGAAGTCGTTGATGTTGCGGATGCGTCCCGTCAGGGGTGCGCCCTGGTACAGGTTGTCCTCGATGTCGGCCTGCACCTTGTCCCGGTAGACGCTCGGGTCCGACCCGGCGACCTGGGAGAGGACGAGCGCCTTGGCCATCGAGCCGGTGAGCTCGGTCGGCGAGGAGGGGTTGCCGAACCCGGAGTCGTAGTCGGTGACCCAGCTGTAGTAGTGCTCGCGCACGGCCTTCCCGATCGCCTTGACCGTCTCGGGCTCCTTGCCGAGGGCCTTGAGCGACAGCGCGACGTCGGCGGAGAGGCCGTAGTCCTCGATCCCGCCGAAGGCCGGGTTGAGCATGATGTCGTCGACGAGCTGGTTCTTCAGGTAGGAGATGGCCTGGTCCAGCGGACGCGGGTCCGCAGCCGCCTGGGCCGGGGGCGCCGCCAGGGTGAGCCCGGTGGCGGTGAGCGCCGAGGCCGCGACGAGCGCGCCCAGACGTCGGGAGACGAGAGACATGGTTTCCTTCCCGCTGCATGAACGGGAGGCAGTCAGCCGCCCGCTGCTTTCCACGACAGCGTTGGTGCGAGGACGTCGCGTGGCGGGCGTTCCGACTCGTCGCGCACCTGCGTGCGCGACCTACGGCTGCGGGTCAGTGCCGGACTCGGACCGGCTTTCCCCACCACGGACGTGAGATGGAATTGTGAGGTGTCCTCAGCAGAGGACGCCTGAGCCTAACCCAGGGCCTAACCCAGCTTCTCGAGGATCAGCTCGCGAACGCGCCCGGCGTCGGCCTGCCCGCCCATGTCCTTCATCACCGCACCGATCAGCGCACCGGCAGCGGCGTGCTTGCCGTCGCGGATCTTGTCCGCGACGTCCGGGTTGGCGGCGATCGCACGGTCGACGGCCTCGCCCAGGGCGCCGTCGTCGGAGACCACGGCCAGGCCGCGGGCAGCGACGACCGCGTCCGGCTCCCCCTCGCCGGCGAGGACGCCGTCGAAGACCTGCCGGGCCAGCTTGTCGTTGATCGTGCCGGCGTCGACGAGCGCCTGGATCGCCGCCACCTGCGCGGGCGTGATGGGCAGCGCGGCCAGCTCGACGCCGTCCTCGTTGGCCCGTCGGGTCAGCTCGGCGACCCACCACTTGCGGGCTGCCTGCGGGGACGCACCGGCGGCGACGGTCTCCTCGATCAGGCCGACCGCCTCTGCCGCGACAACGTCGCGCATCTCCAGGTCGGTGTAGCCCCACTCGGCCTGCAACCGGGCGCGCTTGTCGCGCAGCGGCTCGGGCAGGGCCGCCTTGAGCTCGGCCACCCACTCCCGGCTCGGGGCGACCGGGACCAGGTCCGGTTCCGGGAAGTAGCGGTAATCGTCGGCGTCGGACTTCTCGCGGCCCGAGGTGGTCTCCCCGGTGTCTTCGTGGAAGTGCCGGGTCTCCTGGAGGATCGACTCCCCCGCGCTCAGCAGGGCCGCCTGGCGGGAGACCTCGAAGCGGGCCGCACGCTCGACCGAACGCAACGAGTTCACGTTCTT
The DNA window shown above is from Marmoricola sp. OAE513 and carries:
- a CDS encoding prenyltransferase/squalene oxidase repeat-containing protein, coding for MSLVSRRLGALVAASALTATGLTLAAPPAQAAADPRPLDQAISYLKNQLVDDIMLNPAFGGIEDYGLSADVALSLKALGKEPETVKAIGKAVREHYYSWVTDYDSGFGNPSSPTELTGSMAKALVLSQVAGSDPSVYRDKVQADIEDNLYQGAPLTGRIRNINDFVYPPPDFNPVPGDNANVFGQSFAARALVLADSDDKAAVLDFLLDQQCADGGFREKFDASDDPNQECGAGDTATYGDRIGATATAVINLQAIASEPGVNVTAALASARAWLVTQQNANGSWGTGTGNANNTGLAAQALGETADTAEAAQWLRDFQANDTDACTGLKKFVGAVALDEDTLTDGRNEGVPLTAVGTWQRSTSQVLYGLSLVQAGPAVTLNLTGPNGYQRGGSPATYQVSGAAAGAKLCTTVANNFKAGVANASGSASIALPLPSSTANRTVTVVDKDGNTDTVVTKVLGPARFTLLKKKSKVTSGKSVTVIVYGLAPGEKVTVSVKGDKVSGVATAQGRFAAKLKPSKKVGKKTIRAVGQFPDRTGSTTVKVVKK
- the gatB gene encoding Asp-tRNA(Asn)/Glu-tRNA(Gln) amidotransferase subunit GatB, which gives rise to MTELMSYDDAIAAFDPAMGLEVHVELSTRTKMFCGCSVEFGAEPNTQTCPTCLGLPGSLPVINGKAVESAIRIGLALNCEIAEWCRMARKNYFYPDMPKNFQTSQYDEPIAFDGYLDVEVDGADGPEVFRVEIERAHMEEDTGKSLHVGGATGRIHGADYSLVDYNRAGIPLIEIVTRPILGAGAKAPAVARAYVATLRDLLLGLDVSDVRMEQGSMRCDVNLSLSPKGSGTLGTRTETKNVNSLRSVERAARFEVSRQAALLSAGESILQETRHFHEDTGETTSGREKSDADDYRYFPEPDLVPVAPSREWVAELKAALPEPLRDKRARLQAEWGYTDLEMRDVVAAEAVGLIEETVAAGASPQAARKWWVAELTRRANEDGVELAALPITPAQVAAIQALVDAGTINDKLARQVFDGVLAGEGEPDAVVAARGLAVVSDDGALGEAVDRAIAANPDVADKIRDGKHAAAGALIGAVMKDMGGQADAGRVRELILEKLG